The DNA region GACGCCGGGGCCGCTCTACCACCTGAAGAGCGTGACGGTGCGCGGCGCCAACGGTGTCCCCCTGCCGGACGGGATCGCGACCGACGATCTCGGCCTCGCGGCCGGAACCCCGGCCGTGGCGCAAAAGGTGCTGGATGCGGAGACGGTTCTGGTCGGCCGGTTGACCAAGCGCGGCTATGCCTTCGCCAAGGCGTCGGACCGCGAGGTGGTGGTCGACCATGCCGACCGGACGATGGATGTGACCTACAGCCTCGATCCCGGTCCGCTCACCCGCTATGGCGCCACCCGCATCGAAGGGCTGGACAAGGTCGACGAGGATCTGGTGCGCGGGCGGCTGGCCTGGAAGGAGGGGCAGGTCTTCGATCCCGCCGCCACCGACAAGGCGCGGCAGGACATCGCCGCCCTCCAGGTCTTCGACACCGTCCGCGTCAGGATGGCGGACGAGCCGGGACCGGACGGCGTGACGCCGGTCATCGTCAGCGTCGGGGAACGCAAGCGCCGCTTCATCGGTGGCGGCGTCAGCTATTCGACCCAGGACGGGCTGGGCGCCAACGCCTATTGGGGCCACCGCAACCTGTTCGGCGGGGCCGAGCAACTGCGCGTCGGCGTCGATGTCGGGCGGGTCGCCGGATCCTCGGGCGGCACCGCCAGCAAGAGCAACGACCTTCCCGACCTGCGCTTCAGCGTCAATTTCCGCAAGCCAGACTTCCTGGCGGTCAAGCAGTCGCTGCTGGTCAATTTCGCCGTGGTGAACGACCAGCCGCCGGCCTACAGCCGCGTCGCCTCGGAACTGACGGTGAAGCTGGAACGGCCGCTGACCGACCAGTTGACCGTCAGCTACGGCGTGACCGGCGAGCGCGGGCGGGTGCGGACGGAGGACAGGACCTATCAGACCTCCTTCATCGGCGTACCGCTGGGGGCGGCCTGGAACGGCACCGACAATCTGTTGAACCCGACCTCGGGCCAGCGGGCGTCGTTGCAGGTCACGCCCTGGTTCCCGGCGGGCGGCGACACCAAGTCGCCCTTCACCTCGGTGCTGCTCAACGGCTCCACCTATTATGATCTCGGGCGGGACGGGCGCTATGTCGCCGCGGCGCGGATCGGGCTGGGCAGCATCCTCGGCACCACGCTGAGCGATATCCCGCCCGACCACCGCTTCTACGCCGGCGGCGGCGGCTCGGTGCGCGGTTACGGCTTCCAGAAGGCGGGGCCGCGCGACCGCTTCAACGACCCGGCCGGCGGCCGCTCGCTGTTCGAGATCGGGGCGGAGCTGCGGATCAAGGTGACGGAGAGCATCGGCATCGTGCCCTTCGTCGATGCCGGCACGGTCTATGACAAGGCCTATCCCAATTTCAGCGAGCCGCTGCGCGTCGGCGCCGGGCTGGGCCTGCGTTATTACACCGACTTCGGTCCGCTGCGCGTCGATATCGGCGTTCCGCTGAACCCGCCGAGCGGCGACGCGCGCTGGCAGTTGTATCTCAGCCTGGGGCAGGCGTTCTGATGACGCGATTTCGTCCCACTCCGGCGGGACGATGAGCGGGTATTGCGGTTTGTGGACATGGGGCGGCTGGTGAAGGGGCAGGGTGTGACGGCGGTTCGCTTTCTTCTGATCGGTCTGACGATGCTTGCCGGCCTGCTGTCGGGTTCCCAGCCCGCGCGGGCCTGGTCGCTGTTCGGCGATTCCACCCGCGAATGGCTGGTCGGAACGATCGAGGGCGCGGTTGAATCGCCGGATATGCATCTCAAGCTCGGCGCGATCGAGGGCGGCTTTCCTACCGACTTCACCATCGCCACCGTCACGCTGGCCGACAGCCAGGGCGTCTGGCTGACCATCGACCGGCTGCATGTGGTGCTGTCGCCCTCGGCCCTGCTGATGCGCAGCGCCCAGATCGACGCGCTGGAGGCGGCGTCCGTCACGGTGACCCGCGCCCCGGTCAGCACCCAGACGATCAGCACCCAGCCGCCGGCGCCTTCCGATCCGAACGCCCCGCTGCTGCCCAGCCTGCCGGTGGACATCGACCTGAAGAAGCTGGTGGTGGAGCGGCTGGATCTGGCGCCGGCTCTGCTGGGTGAACAGACGAGGCTGCGCATCGCCGGCGCCCTGCTGTTCGAGCACGGCGGCGGGGCGCTGAACGCCAACCTGTCGGTGGCGCGCATCGACGACAAGCCCGGCAAGGCCGAACTGGCCGCCGTCTTCGATCCGGCCAAGAGCACGCTGAAGCTCTCGGTCGACGCATCCGAGCCGGCCGAGGGCGTCATCGCCCGCGCGCTGTCGATGCCCGGCCTGCCGCCCGTGGAAGTGGCGCTGACCGGCGACGGCACGCTGGACGACTGGACCGGCAAGCTGACCGCCGCCGCCGGTGGGGCCACCGCCCCGACGGGGACCCTGACCGCCGATGCCGCGATCAGGAAGCTGCCGGAGGGGCACGCCCTGACGCTGTCGGCCGGCGGCAACATCGCGCCACTGATCGCCGGGTTGGCCGGGGAAACGGTGACTCCGCTGATCGGCCCCAGCCCGACCCTGAGCGCGACGGTCCTGCGGGCGCCGTCGGGGGCCCTCAGCCTGCGTCCGCTGGCGCTGACCGCCGCCGCCGCGAACGCCACCGTGAATGGCGACGTCGCGGCCGACTACAAGAGTCTGAAGCTGCGCTGGAGCTTGCAGGCCGGGCCGGACTCCACCCTGCACCAGCTGGTGCCGCTGTCCTGGCGTGAAGGCGCGGTCGAGGGC from Azospirillum sp. B510 includes:
- a CDS encoding autotransporter assembly complex protein TamA translates to MPLKAPIAAPLVAALLMLGPAEAGRAQNAAADGIQGAPSADNAPADEEVRPAGIAYEVDITGVEDDGLRDTLRGASTLVELKDDHPPSLIGLERRADSDRDRLQTALRSAGYYDARLDIGIRDPAGTATLPAAAEAPPVQVTVAVTPGPLYHLKSVTVRGANGVPLPDGIATDDLGLAAGTPAVAQKVLDAETVLVGRLTKRGYAFAKASDREVVVDHADRTMDVTYSLDPGPLTRYGATRIEGLDKVDEDLVRGRLAWKEGQVFDPAATDKARQDIAALQVFDTVRVRMADEPGPDGVTPVIVSVGERKRRFIGGGVSYSTQDGLGANAYWGHRNLFGGAEQLRVGVDVGRVAGSSGGTASKSNDLPDLRFSVNFRKPDFLAVKQSLLVNFAVVNDQPPAYSRVASELTVKLERPLTDQLTVSYGVTGERGRVRTEDRTYQTSFIGVPLGAAWNGTDNLLNPTSGQRASLQVTPWFPAGGDTKSPFTSVLLNGSTYYDLGRDGRYVAAARIGLGSILGTTLSDIPPDHRFYAGGGGSVRGYGFQKAGPRDRFNDPAGGRSLFEIGAELRIKVTESIGIVPFVDAGTVYDKAYPNFSEPLRVGAGLGLRYYTDFGPLRVDIGVPLNPPSGDARWQLYLSLGQAF